A genomic segment from Lytechinus variegatus isolate NC3 chromosome 10, Lvar_3.0, whole genome shotgun sequence encodes:
- the LOC121422973 gene encoding uncharacterized protein LOC121422973, whose product MSSASSDVFEKFIKTAAEQSSTSERTREQTLDFITRQRSSIGLLTEPKVLAHLLALHREHNQQVATGNRNGSMTRRSRNSVFDMDFQRELLARKISVYNRTSQYDSFTVALKEGLVYEGVLRFHIELSPNHMITKALRVTNDMTVDMLLPLLQDKMPQFDLSRSHIYQVQGKG is encoded by the exons ATGTCATCTGCCAGCTCTGATGtctttgaaaaattcataaaaactgCTGCTGAACAGTCGTCAACAAGCGAGCGAACAAGGGAGCAAACACTTGACTTCATCACTCGACAGCGGTCCAGCATTGGACTCCTCACAGAGCCCAAAGTTCTGGCGCATCTCCTCGCATTGCATCGTGAACACAATCAACAAGTGGCGACTGGAAATAGGAATGGCTCCATGACTCGGAGAAGCAGAAATTCCGTCTTTGACATGGATTTTCAGCGGGAATTACTCGCAAGGAAGATTTCTGTTTACAATAGGACCAGCCAGTATGATTCATTTACAGTCGCTCTCAAAGAG ggACTTGTCTATGAGGGAGTACTGCGTTTCCATATTGAGTTATCACCTAATCACATGATCACTAAGGCTTTGAGAGTAACCAATGACATGACAGTAGACATGCTCTTACCCCTCCTTCAAGATAAGATGCCACAATTTGATCTCAGCAGGAGTCATATTTACCAGGTCCAAGGCAAAGGTTAG